From Saccharothrix espanaensis DSM 44229, the proteins below share one genomic window:
- a CDS encoding helix-turn-helix domain-containing protein, which yields MAAVQTRRKRKLGQFLNALRKRAGKTEVDYHALTRKTQSTLSRMENGYISPSWTELGALLGLYGATDAERREAEALWEDAKQDSTRLANAAAYTPEARTYARQEADATEVRTIEMIVIPGLLQTAAYASAVRLAGQRFLDPSVPVDQAVAALASRQRRLPGLRLHAVIDEAALHRVVGGPDVMHAQLSQLLEMARQPDITIQVIPFGAGAYGTMSGGGATALRFDAGDPSSVYLEYAGGGKWVDNPADVEKYLLHFEDMAAQVALSPKESAALIRKLATALKET from the coding sequence ATGGCAGCCGTCCAAACCCGACGCAAGCGCAAGCTCGGGCAGTTCCTGAACGCCCTGCGCAAGCGCGCCGGCAAGACCGAGGTCGACTACCACGCGTTGACCCGCAAGACCCAGTCGACGCTGTCGCGGATGGAGAACGGCTACATCAGTCCCAGTTGGACCGAGTTGGGCGCACTGCTCGGGTTGTACGGCGCGACCGACGCCGAGCGGCGCGAAGCGGAAGCCCTGTGGGAGGACGCCAAACAGGACAGCACCCGGTTGGCCAACGCCGCCGCGTACACCCCCGAGGCGCGGACGTACGCGCGGCAGGAGGCGGACGCGACGGAAGTGCGCACCATCGAGATGATCGTGATCCCCGGCCTGCTCCAGACCGCCGCGTACGCCTCCGCGGTGCGCTTGGCGGGACAGCGTTTCCTGGACCCGTCAGTGCCGGTGGACCAGGCGGTGGCGGCGTTGGCGAGCCGCCAGCGCCGGCTGCCCGGACTCCGCCTGCACGCGGTGATCGACGAAGCCGCGCTGCACCGGGTCGTGGGTGGACCCGACGTCATGCACGCGCAGCTGTCGCAGCTGCTGGAGATGGCCCGGCAGCCGGACATCACCATCCAGGTGATCCCGTTCGGCGCGGGGGCCTACGGGACCATGTCGGGCGGCGGCGCCACCGCGCTCCGGTTCGACGCCGGCGATCCCTCCTCCGTGTACCTGGAGTACGCGGGTGGAGGCAAGTGGGTGGACAATCCGGCCGATGTCGAGAAGTACCTGCTTCACTTCGAGGACATGGCAGCGCAGGTCGCCCTGTCGCCCAAGGAGTCGGCTGCGCTGATCAGGAAACTGGCAACCGCACTGAAGGAAACATGA
- a CDS encoding ATP-binding protein: MTGRWGVRARLTALYGGLFALAGAVLLAVTYLLVRQSLDGGGTTAVPDLLALRKLGGAPLDEVVESFRAAEERYRDGVLDSLVAWGALALLCVGLVAVGVGWLVARRALDPVHRITETARRITAGQGLHERIPAQGARDEVAELAGTFNAMLDRLDRAFDGQRRFVADASHEMRTPLAVKRALIEVAITRPGASADARRLGAELLEVNARHERLIDGLLALADAETEPAERTPTDLAGIAEHVLRQSGAADVGVEVLRDLGPASVDGDPVLLERLVRNLVDNAVKHNHAGGRLEVVSRDGVLVVANTGPEIQPYEVEGLFRPFRRLDRARTTTGERGLGLGLSIVRAIAAAHGGTVTAAPRADGGLEVTVRFGGGG; encoded by the coding sequence GTGACCGGCCGCTGGGGTGTCCGGGCCCGGCTCACCGCGCTGTACGGGGGCCTGTTCGCGCTGGCCGGCGCGGTGCTGCTGGCCGTGACCTACCTGCTGGTGCGGCAGAGCCTCGACGGCGGCGGCACGACGGCGGTGCCGGACCTGCTCGCGCTGCGCAAGCTCGGCGGCGCCCCGCTGGACGAGGTGGTCGAGTCGTTCCGGGCGGCCGAGGAGCGCTACCGCGACGGCGTGCTGGACTCGCTGGTCGCCTGGGGGGCGCTCGCGCTGCTGTGCGTCGGGCTGGTCGCGGTGGGGGTCGGCTGGCTGGTGGCGCGCCGCGCGCTGGACCCGGTGCACCGGATCACCGAGACGGCCCGCCGGATCACCGCCGGGCAGGGCCTGCACGAGCGGATCCCGGCCCAGGGGGCGCGCGACGAGGTGGCCGAGCTCGCCGGGACGTTCAACGCGATGCTGGACCGGCTGGACCGGGCGTTCGACGGGCAGCGCCGGTTCGTCGCGGACGCCTCGCACGAGATGCGCACGCCGCTCGCGGTCAAGCGCGCCCTGATCGAGGTGGCGATCACCCGACCGGGTGCCTCGGCGGACGCGCGCCGGCTGGGCGCGGAGCTGCTGGAGGTCAACGCCCGGCACGAGCGGCTCATCGACGGGCTGCTGGCGCTGGCCGACGCGGAGACCGAGCCCGCCGAGCGGACGCCGACCGACCTGGCCGGGATCGCCGAGCACGTGCTCCGCCAGTCCGGGGCCGCCGACGTGGGCGTGGAGGTCCTGCGGGACCTCGGGCCCGCCTCGGTCGACGGCGACCCGGTGCTGCTGGAACGGCTGGTGCGCAACCTCGTCGACAACGCTGTCAAGCACAACCACGCGGGCGGCCGGCTCGAGGTCGTGTCGCGGGACGGGGTGCTGGTGGTCGCCAACACCGGTCCGGAGATCCAGCCCTACGAGGTGGAGGGGTTGTTCCGCCCGTTCCGCCGGCTGGACCGGGCTCGGACGACCACCGGGGAACGCGGGCTGGGCCTCGGACTGTCCATAGTGCGCGCCATAGCCGCCGCCCACGGCGGCACGGTGACCGCGGCACCGAGGGCGGACGGCGGGTTGGAGGTGACGGTCAGGTTTGGCGGAGGAGGGTGA
- a CDS encoding DUF397 domain-containing protein — protein MNTKKTWRRSSHSGAGNNCVELAVGRAATVVRDSKRPGPELTFADRPFRAFLTLLRQT, from the coding sequence ATGAACACGAAGAAGACGTGGCGTAGAAGCTCGCATTCAGGCGCGGGGAACAACTGCGTGGAGCTGGCCGTCGGCCGCGCGGCCACCGTTGTTCGTGACAGCAAGCGTCCAGGCCCAGAACTGACCTTCGCGGACCGTCCATTCCGGGCGTTCCTCACCCTCCTCCGCCAAACCTGA
- a CDS encoding response regulator transcription factor — MRILVVEDEEALAGAIAEWLRREPFAVDVVHDGEAALERLATNDYDVLVLDRDIPYVHGDEVCRTVVERGDTRVLMLTAAAGVRDRVAGLALGADDYLPKPFAFVELSARVHALLRRSRPAVPPVLRRAGLDLDPARRLASRDGAPLPLANREFAVLAELLRAQGAVVPAEVLLEKVWDEHIDPFTNVLRVTVMKLRRKLGEPPVVETVPGVGYRIP, encoded by the coding sequence ATGCGGATCCTGGTGGTGGAGGACGAGGAGGCGCTGGCGGGCGCGATCGCCGAGTGGCTTCGGCGTGAGCCGTTCGCGGTGGACGTCGTGCACGACGGCGAAGCCGCGCTGGAACGCCTGGCGACCAACGACTACGACGTGCTGGTGCTCGACCGCGACATCCCGTACGTGCACGGTGACGAGGTGTGCCGGACCGTCGTGGAGCGCGGCGACACGCGGGTGCTCATGCTGACCGCGGCGGCCGGCGTGCGGGACCGGGTGGCCGGGCTGGCGCTGGGCGCGGACGACTACCTGCCCAAGCCGTTCGCGTTCGTGGAGCTCTCCGCGCGGGTGCACGCGCTGCTGCGGCGGTCCCGGCCGGCGGTGCCGCCGGTGCTGCGCCGCGCGGGTTTGGACCTCGACCCGGCGCGCCGGCTGGCGTCCCGGGACGGCGCGCCGCTCCCGTTGGCCAACAGGGAGTTCGCGGTGCTGGCCGAGCTGCTCCGGGCGCAGGGCGCGGTGGTGCCGGCCGAGGTGCTGCTGGAGAAGGTCTGGGACGAGCACATCGACCCGTTCACCAACGTGCTGCGGGTGACGGTGATGAAGCTGCGCCGCAAGCTGGGCGAGCCGCCGGTGGTCGAGACCGTGCCCGGCGTCGGGTACCGGATCCCGTGA